The Enterococcus sp. 7F3_DIV0205 genome has a window encoding:
- a CDS encoding S1 domain-containing RNA-binding protein yields the protein MSIEVGAKLPGKVSGITNFGAFIDLGEGKTGLVHISEVSNGFVKDIHDVLTVGDEVTVKVTSVGDDGKVGLSIRKAQEQAAEPKREYQRRDNNEHQGNRDRNSRPAPKKQFTRAQPMNSKQDFDSLMSSFLKDSDDRLTSLKRNTEGKRGGRGGRRN from the coding sequence ATGTCAATTGAAGTAGGAGCGAAGTTGCCAGGAAAAGTGTCTGGTATCACTAATTTTGGTGCCTTCATCGATTTAGGTGAAGGAAAAACAGGGTTGGTTCACATTAGTGAAGTATCAAATGGATTCGTAAAAGATATCCATGATGTATTGACCGTAGGGGATGAAGTGACTGTAAAAGTTACCTCAGTCGGTGATGATGGGAAAGTAGGCTTGTCGATTCGCAAAGCGCAAGAACAAGCAGCAGAACCCAAGCGTGAATATCAACGTCGTGATAACAATGAGCATCAAGGAAATCGCGATCGCAACTCACGTCCAGCGCCTAAAAAACAATTTACAAGAGCGCAACCAATGAATTCAAAACAAGATTTTGATTCATTGATGAGTTCATTTTTAAAAGATAGTGATGATCGTTTAACTTCATTAAAACGTAACACTGAAGGCAAACGTGGTGGACGCGGCGGACGCCGTAACTAA
- a CDS encoding FtsB family cell division protein produces MGKKKKDMEKVAALDNEYTKEQYAEFQKQQKQLIFRRRRLAVVFLVAFVIFIVSGIQLVKDYQQLNAFKEQQAQAVAESGEADKKLSRLEQDVALLRDDDYVAKLARSRYYVSKEGEQIYNIPELGGTTSSSNEQKSSDSQSQSHSSEKQSGE; encoded by the coding sequence ATGGGCAAAAAGAAAAAAGACATGGAAAAAGTTGCTGCATTAGATAATGAGTATACAAAAGAACAGTATGCCGAATTTCAAAAACAGCAAAAGCAGTTGATTTTCAGGCGTCGACGTCTGGCGGTTGTTTTTCTCGTGGCGTTTGTGATTTTTATTGTTTCAGGTATCCAGTTAGTGAAGGACTACCAGCAACTGAATGCTTTCAAAGAACAGCAAGCACAAGCTGTAGCTGAATCTGGCGAAGCAGATAAGAAATTAAGTCGTTTAGAACAAGATGTTGCTCTTTTGAGAGATGACGATTACGTGGCGAAGTTAGCCCGTAGCCGCTATTATGTCTCCAAAGAAGGCGAACAAATCTACAACATTCCAGAGTTAGGCGGAACGACTAGCTCAAGTAATGAACAAAAATCATCAGATAGTCAATCACAGTCTCATTCATCTGAAAAACAATCAGGCGAATAA
- the mfd gene encoding transcription-repair coupling factor, which translates to MGASELAQNWQKQLTANTRQLITGLAGSAKTLVMTSGFKEKNKKIVVAVPNLYYGNQLVEDFRNILSDEEVYLFPVDEVLSAEMAFSSPEARAERVAALNFLLTDQAGIIVVPVAGLRKYLPSKQTWQQAQLHWELGGEIELDTLAQQLVLMGYERQSLVGKPGDFSIRGSIVDVYPLNAEYPVRAELFDIEIDSLRYFEADTQRSVGAIESVTLSPMTDLVFSKEDLIHGEKALTKALAKRMAIAKDTTEKEFLQDYFGQLSTSWSQGIPTDTAHYYTDLLYETKTTLLDYLSEDSLIFIDDYARILEAEREIIREENEWQVLKLEEMRVFPEQTFGLEFHEQVRKMTFATTFFSLFQKGMGNLRFQAIHNFQYRSMQQFFGQMPLLKTEMDRWQKQDQTVVVFVPTKERSQKVEELFRDFDISSVTASEEKLIEGKIQIVEGSLQSGFELPVEKIVAITEKEIFHTTTKKRARRQTVSNAERLKSYSDLKNGDYVVHANHGIGKYIGMQTLEVDGVHQDYITILYQNDDKLFIPVTQLNLIQKFVASEAKSPKVNKLGGSEWSKTKRKVSSKIEDIADDLIQLYASRESEKGYAFPPDDAYQKEFEDAFPYSETDDQLRSTAEIKHDMEKTRPMDRLLVGDVGYGKTEVALRAAFKAINNNKQVAFLVPTTILAQQHYETMLDRFEGFPVEVGLLSRFRTKKQQNETIEKIKHGQVDIVVGTHRLLSQDVNFSDLGLLVIDEEQRFGVKHKERLKQLRAQVDVLTLTATPIPRTLHMSMLGVRDLSVIETPPENRYPIQTYVMENNPGAIREAIEREMARDGQVFYLYNRVDTIEQKVEEIQALVPDARIAYAHGQMTEVQLENTLFDFIERQYDVLVTTTIIETGVDIPNANTLFVENADYMGLSTLYQLRGRVGRSNRVAYAYFMYEQQKILNEVSEKRLEAIKDFTELGSGFKIAMRDLSIRGAGNLLGAQQHGFIDSVGFDMYSQMLSEAVARKQGKNIQDQKTSVEIDLGIDAYLPTSYISDERQKIEIYKRIRQLENMDMYDELESDLLDRFGEYPDEVAHLLTTGQIKMDGDRALLETIRKRQQEITFTLSKIGTKTYSVEQLFEALAQTQLKADLAVENEKMSVRLKVPKDMKEAAWLQEVASFTTALRQEKYKTAAVEED; encoded by the coding sequence ATTGGTGCAAGTGAATTAGCCCAAAATTGGCAAAAGCAACTAACAGCTAATACCCGCCAGTTGATTACAGGTTTAGCTGGTTCTGCTAAAACATTAGTTATGACTAGCGGGTTTAAGGAAAAAAATAAAAAAATCGTCGTGGCTGTTCCAAATCTTTATTATGGAAATCAGTTAGTGGAAGATTTTCGTAATATCTTATCAGATGAAGAGGTTTATCTATTTCCTGTGGATGAAGTATTATCTGCAGAAATGGCTTTTTCTTCACCAGAAGCAAGAGCGGAAAGAGTAGCTGCGCTTAATTTCCTTTTGACCGATCAAGCAGGAATCATTGTAGTTCCTGTAGCAGGTCTGAGAAAATATTTACCAAGCAAGCAAACATGGCAACAAGCGCAGCTTCATTGGGAGCTCGGTGGAGAGATCGAGCTAGATACTTTAGCGCAGCAATTAGTTTTAATGGGGTATGAACGGCAATCGTTAGTCGGCAAGCCTGGTGATTTTAGTATTCGCGGAAGCATCGTCGATGTTTATCCACTAAATGCAGAGTATCCGGTCAGAGCAGAGTTATTTGATATCGAAATTGATTCTTTGCGTTATTTTGAAGCAGATACCCAACGGTCTGTTGGCGCTATTGAATCTGTGACACTTTCGCCAATGACAGATCTCGTATTTTCAAAAGAAGATCTGATCCATGGTGAAAAAGCACTAACAAAAGCACTAGCAAAAAGAATGGCGATTGCTAAAGATACGACCGAAAAAGAATTTCTTCAAGATTACTTTGGACAGCTATCGACATCGTGGAGTCAAGGGATTCCTACTGATACAGCCCATTATTACACAGACCTTTTATATGAAACTAAAACGACCTTACTGGATTATTTATCTGAAGACAGTTTAATTTTCATTGATGATTATGCGCGTATTTTAGAAGCTGAACGTGAAATTATTCGTGAAGAAAACGAGTGGCAAGTTCTCAAATTAGAAGAAATGCGCGTCTTTCCAGAGCAGACATTTGGCTTGGAATTCCATGAACAAGTAAGAAAAATGACATTTGCAACAACCTTTTTTTCGTTATTCCAAAAAGGAATGGGAAATCTACGTTTTCAAGCAATTCATAATTTTCAGTATCGTTCAATGCAGCAATTCTTCGGTCAAATGCCACTATTAAAAACAGAAATGGATCGTTGGCAAAAACAAGATCAGACAGTTGTGGTTTTTGTACCGACGAAAGAACGAAGTCAAAAAGTCGAAGAGTTGTTTCGTGATTTTGACATTTCAAGTGTAACGGCATCTGAAGAGAAATTAATTGAAGGGAAAATTCAAATCGTCGAAGGCTCATTGCAGTCTGGTTTTGAATTGCCAGTCGAAAAAATCGTTGCCATCACAGAAAAAGAAATTTTCCATACTACAACGAAAAAAAGAGCAAGACGCCAAACCGTTTCGAATGCAGAACGACTAAAAAGCTATAGTGATCTGAAAAATGGAGATTATGTTGTTCATGCAAACCACGGAATCGGTAAATATATTGGTATGCAGACATTGGAAGTTGACGGCGTTCATCAAGATTACATCACAATTTTATATCAAAATGATGATAAGCTATTTATTCCTGTTACCCAGTTGAACTTGATCCAAAAATTCGTAGCTTCTGAAGCCAAATCGCCTAAAGTAAACAAATTAGGCGGCAGTGAATGGAGTAAGACCAAACGCAAAGTTTCTTCTAAAATCGAAGATATTGCGGATGATTTGATTCAACTTTATGCTTCAAGAGAATCAGAAAAAGGCTACGCTTTTCCGCCAGATGATGCATACCAAAAGGAATTTGAAGATGCTTTTCCCTATAGTGAAACAGATGATCAGCTACGTAGTACGGCTGAAATTAAACATGACATGGAAAAAACAAGACCAATGGATCGTTTATTAGTCGGTGATGTGGGCTATGGGAAAACAGAAGTCGCTTTGCGTGCGGCTTTTAAAGCAATCAATAACAATAAACAAGTTGCTTTTTTAGTTCCTACGACTATTTTAGCGCAGCAACATTACGAAACGATGCTTGATCGTTTTGAGGGGTTTCCTGTGGAAGTAGGCTTGTTGAGCCGATTTAGAACGAAAAAGCAACAAAATGAAACGATCGAAAAAATCAAACATGGTCAAGTGGATATTGTAGTAGGGACTCACCGATTGCTTTCCCAAGATGTGAACTTCAGTGATTTAGGGTTATTAGTTATCGATGAAGAACAACGTTTTGGTGTGAAGCATAAAGAACGTCTAAAACAACTTCGGGCCCAGGTTGACGTTTTAACGTTAACAGCAACACCAATACCGAGAACGCTGCATATGTCAATGCTTGGGGTTCGTGATCTTTCGGTTATTGAGACACCACCGGAAAATCGTTATCCAATTCAAACTTATGTTATGGAGAACAATCCAGGCGCAATCAGAGAAGCGATCGAAAGAGAAATGGCTCGTGATGGACAAGTCTTTTATCTCTACAATCGAGTGGATACGATCGAACAAAAAGTCGAAGAAATCCAAGCATTAGTACCAGATGCCAGAATTGCTTACGCGCATGGTCAGATGACTGAAGTTCAATTGGAAAACACCTTATTTGATTTTATTGAACGTCAATATGATGTTTTAGTTACGACAACCATCATTGAAACAGGCGTAGATATTCCAAACGCCAATACGTTATTTGTAGAAAATGCTGATTACATGGGATTATCGACGTTGTACCAATTGCGAGGCCGAGTTGGTCGAAGTAATCGAGTTGCATATGCTTACTTTATGTATGAGCAGCAAAAGATTTTGAATGAAGTGAGTGAAAAGCGTTTAGAAGCAATCAAAGACTTTACTGAGTTGGGTTCAGGATTTAAAATTGCGATGCGGGATTTATCGATTCGTGGGGCGGGAAACTTATTAGGCGCCCAACAGCATGGCTTTATCGATTCCGTCGGATTTGACATGTACTCACAAATGCTTTCAGAAGCTGTTGCCCGCAAACAAGGGAAAAACATTCAGGATCAAAAAACATCTGTTGAGATCGACTTGGGTATTGATGCTTATTTACCAACAAGTTATATTTCAGATGAACGTCAAAAAATTGAGATTTATAAACGAATTCGTCAGTTAGAAAATATGGATATGTACGATGAACTAGAATCAGATCTCCTTGATCGTTTTGGTGAATACCCAGATGAAGTGGCTCACTTATTGACGACGGGACAAATCAAAATGGACGGTGATCGTGCGTTGCTGGAAACAATTCGTAAAAGACAGCAAGAAATTACATTTACCTTGAGTAAAATCGGTACAAAAACCTATAGTGTAGAACAATTATTTGAGGCACTAGCTCAGACTCAGCTAAAAGCAGATCTTGCTGTCGAGAATGAAAAAATGTCCGTTCGTTTAAAAGTACCAAAAGATATGAAAGAAGCTGCTTGGCTACAAGAAGTAGCATCCTTTACTACAGCTTTAAGACAAGAAAAATACAAGACGGCAGCTGTTGAGGAAGATTGA
- a CDS encoding transcription repressor NadR — MDGEKRREMILLQLEAAEKPISASRFAKEFKVSRQIVVGDVALLRAAGYGIIATARGYLLEVEKDKQGITRKIACQHKPDQTEEELSIIVSLGGEIVDVVVEHPIYGELTGGLHIHTEREVKDFIEAYEKSQASLLSELTEGIHLHTVRCENEDILGQIKKALAQKNILYKG; from the coding sequence ATGGACGGTGAAAAAAGACGAGAAATGATTTTGCTCCAATTAGAAGCAGCAGAGAAGCCAATCAGCGCTAGTCGTTTTGCGAAAGAGTTTAAAGTCAGCCGCCAGATAGTGGTGGGAGATGTGGCGCTGTTAAGAGCAGCTGGCTACGGAATAATTGCCACAGCTAGAGGCTATTTGCTTGAAGTTGAAAAGGACAAACAGGGAATTACGAGAAAAATTGCTTGCCAGCATAAGCCTGATCAAACAGAAGAAGAGCTTTCAATAATTGTCTCCTTAGGTGGGGAAATTGTCGATGTAGTCGTAGAGCATCCCATTTACGGAGAACTGACGGGCGGATTACATATCCATACAGAAAGAGAAGTAAAAGATTTCATAGAGGCTTACGAAAAAAGTCAAGCATCTTTGTTATCTGAGCTTACTGAGGGAATCCATCTGCATACAGTTCGCTGTGAAAATGAAGATATACTGGGACAAATTAAAAAAGCTTTGGCACAAAAAAATATTTTATATAAAGGATAG
- a CDS encoding L-lactate dehydrogenase — protein sequence MTAAVGNKDHQKVILVGDGAVGSSYAFALVTQNIAQEVGIIDIDTKKTEGDAADLSHALAFTSPKKIYAATYDDCHDADLVVLTAGAAQKPGETRIDLVHKNLKINKQIVTAIVDSGFSGIFLVAANPVDILTYSTWKFSGFPKERVIGSGTSLDSARFRQAIAELVDVDARNVHAYILGEHGDTEFPVWSHANVAGLQIYEWVKNNPEVDEEAMVNLFFNVRDAAYSIIEKKGATFYGIAAALARITKAILDDEDSVFPLSVYLDGEYGQNDIYIGAPAVINRQGIKQVIEIPLTDSEKDRMNASANALKEVIKSAFEKFEAESN from the coding sequence ATGACTGCAGCAGTTGGAAATAAAGACCACCAAAAAGTAATTTTAGTTGGAGATGGCGCTGTCGGATCTAGTTATGCTTTTGCCTTAGTCACTCAAAATATTGCTCAAGAAGTTGGTATTATTGATATAGATACAAAGAAAACCGAAGGAGACGCTGCTGATTTATCTCATGCATTAGCGTTTACTTCCCCTAAAAAGATTTATGCAGCTACTTATGATGACTGTCACGATGCTGACCTTGTTGTGTTGACCGCAGGCGCTGCACAAAAACCTGGCGAAACAAGAATCGATTTAGTTCATAAAAACTTAAAGATCAACAAACAAATCGTTACTGCAATCGTTGATTCTGGTTTTAGCGGTATTTTCTTAGTTGCAGCTAATCCAGTTGATATTTTAACTTATTCTACATGGAAATTCTCAGGATTTCCAAAGGAACGTGTTATCGGCTCTGGAACTTCATTAGATTCCGCTCGTTTCCGTCAAGCAATCGCGGAATTAGTTGATGTAGATGCCCGTAACGTACATGCTTATATTTTAGGCGAACATGGCGATACAGAATTTCCAGTTTGGTCACATGCCAATGTTGCTGGATTACAAATCTATGAATGGGTCAAAAATAACCCAGAAGTTGATGAAGAAGCGATGGTCAATCTATTCTTCAATGTAAGAGATGCCGCCTATTCGATCATTGAGAAAAAAGGTGCAACATTCTACGGAATCGCTGCTGCTCTTGCTCGGATAACTAAAGCAATCTTAGATGATGAAGATTCTGTCTTCCCACTTTCTGTTTACTTAGATGGTGAATATGGACAAAACGATATCTACATCGGCGCACCAGCTGTGATTAACCGTCAAGGAATCAAGCAAGTCATTGAAATCCCACTGACAGATTCAGAAAAAGATCGTATGAATGCTTCTGCTAATGCCTTGAAAGAAGTCATTAAATCAGCATTTGAGAAATTTGAAGCTGAAAGTAATTAA
- a CDS encoding putative polysaccharide biosynthesis protein, translated as MAHKEMRSMMQGAAILTIASFIAKVLSAVYRVPFQNLVGDEGFYVYQQVYPIYGIAMTLALSGLPQFISKIVAEQPDISGQKRVLQQLFPFVFMIASLCWAFFFFGSHEIAFMMGDAQLATLIQVVSFTFLLVPILSFYRGNFQGHLMMIPSAVSQVMEQLVRVGVILVAAYSFSRFGWSVYQTGTIAMGGALFGGIVAAGILWYYDRKIRVGSSAYLTQWKAEKSSGKLFGRLLVEGGMVSLYSAFLILFQLIDSFFVKNTLVAAGISDSAAKIDKGVYDRGQPLVQLGLVVALALSSSFLPALTKYFMSQEQGRFLQAAKIFLRLTTTIAAAASIGLMLLLPYINFALFKDYNGNGVLGVYVCSIAFMAVIQAYQSILQSRNQFFVSMLSAGIGLLVKLFLTSPLTYTWGTLGTSVSTIAGLVVTLFILILFSKKEINRFAIENHFFRKLMISLGMMGIVLFCYQGVIAIFLGTVEHRGQALVVALVGVLVGGATFVFTIIKIKLFTVREWLTLPFGAKILRMKR; from the coding sequence ATGGCACACAAAGAAATGCGATCGATGATGCAAGGTGCAGCTATTTTAACTATTGCATCATTTATTGCCAAAGTGCTGAGTGCAGTTTATCGGGTGCCTTTTCAAAACTTAGTTGGTGATGAAGGATTTTATGTTTACCAGCAAGTTTATCCAATCTATGGTATTGCGATGACTTTAGCATTATCGGGGTTGCCGCAGTTTATTTCAAAAATCGTAGCAGAGCAACCTGATATTAGTGGACAGAAGAGGGTGTTACAACAACTCTTTCCGTTTGTCTTTATGATTGCGAGTTTGTGTTGGGCGTTTTTCTTTTTCGGGAGCCATGAAATAGCCTTTATGATGGGCGATGCTCAACTGGCTACTTTGATCCAAGTGGTCTCTTTTACATTCTTATTAGTGCCCATATTATCCTTTTATCGCGGTAATTTTCAAGGACATCTAATGATGATTCCCAGTGCGGTTTCACAAGTGATGGAGCAACTTGTTCGAGTAGGTGTGATTTTGGTTGCAGCTTATTCTTTTAGTCGATTTGGTTGGTCTGTTTATCAAACTGGCACGATTGCTATGGGTGGAGCTTTATTTGGTGGTATCGTTGCTGCAGGAATTCTTTGGTATTATGATCGGAAAATTCGAGTAGGAAGTTCAGCGTACTTGACCCAGTGGAAAGCTGAAAAAAGCTCAGGAAAATTATTTGGACGTTTACTGGTGGAAGGTGGAATGGTCTCTTTATATAGTGCCTTCTTGATTCTTTTTCAATTAATCGATTCCTTTTTTGTGAAAAACACCTTAGTTGCAGCAGGTATCAGTGATTCAGCGGCCAAAATCGATAAAGGGGTGTACGATCGTGGTCAGCCCTTGGTTCAATTGGGGTTAGTTGTTGCGTTAGCATTAAGTTCAAGTTTTTTACCAGCTTTGACAAAGTATTTCATGAGTCAAGAGCAAGGAAGATTTTTACAAGCCGCTAAAATATTCTTACGTTTGACTACAACGATTGCAGCAGCAGCTTCAATAGGATTGATGTTATTGCTCCCTTATATAAATTTTGCTTTGTTTAAAGATTATAACGGGAATGGTGTTTTAGGTGTGTATGTTTGTTCCATTGCATTTATGGCAGTCATTCAAGCTTATCAAAGTATTTTACAAAGCCGTAACCAATTTTTTGTATCTATGCTTTCAGCTGGAATTGGATTGTTAGTCAAGTTGTTCTTAACTAGCCCCCTAACGTATACCTGGGGAACGCTTGGTACTAGTGTATCAACGATTGCAGGGTTAGTGGTTACCTTATTTATATTGATACTTTTTTCAAAAAAAGAAATTAATCGCTTCGCTATAGAGAATCATTTCTTTAGAAAATTAATGATTAGTTTAGGAATGATGGGAATTGTGTTATTCTGTTATCAGGGTGTCATTGCAATTTTCTTAGGGACTGTCGAACATCGTGGACAGGCCTTAGTGGTTGCTTTAGTGGGAGTCTTGGTTGGTGGTGCTACATTTGTTTTCACCATTATTAAAATAAAATTATTTACGGTTCGGGAATGGCTGACATTACCGTTTGGAGCGAAAATATTAAGAATGAAGAGGTAA
- the tilS gene encoding tRNA lysidine(34) synthetase TilS, translating into MFQTFYDHCKRNDYWLPNQKILLAISGGVDSMVLLELMRTAAKKDQLTLVVVHIDHQLRTESAAEASYLKNYCEKLEIPYYSKIWGEADKSQNTEARARRFRYDFFSEIMTQDGIPILMTAHHSDDQAETLLMKLTRGSVLSNLVGIRKKQSFGTGELIRPFLIFSKEEVRQFAEKTGIVYFEDQTNQSDAYMRNRLRHQVIPVLKKENPKFLEHMASFSEQITLADELIQTVIEPKYDRWVEKTTDGWVIQLSELKREKRSIQTFFLIDLFQRTIIPEGVAISQLQIKQLINMFDQSAPQLSMDIAQGWQVVKEYNKFHLTKKESTYEGKTTYLDVNQHVFLSENEWLALEKVEETLELPETVKGWTEYSLLISGQIPLPLTIRHRQNGDRISLTSSLTKRLNRFFIDRKIPNSSREKAWVVLSAEGEIIWVPKFVNSYLSIPKETDKILYRLLYKIKE; encoded by the coding sequence ATGTTTCAAACATTTTACGATCATTGTAAAAGAAACGATTATTGGCTACCAAACCAAAAAATTTTATTGGCTATTTCTGGTGGCGTTGATTCAATGGTATTGTTGGAGTTAATGCGGACTGCTGCTAAAAAAGATCAACTAACATTAGTAGTAGTTCATATTGATCACCAATTGCGAACGGAATCAGCAGCAGAAGCTAGTTATCTGAAAAACTATTGTGAGAAACTAGAAATACCATACTACAGTAAAATATGGGGAGAAGCAGATAAATCCCAGAATACCGAAGCACGTGCACGTAGATTCCGCTATGACTTTTTTTCTGAAATCATGACGCAAGATGGAATCCCTATTCTTATGACGGCACATCACAGTGACGATCAAGCTGAAACGCTTTTGATGAAGCTTACGAGAGGAAGTGTGCTATCTAATTTAGTTGGAATTAGAAAGAAGCAGTCGTTTGGAACAGGGGAATTGATTCGCCCCTTCTTAATTTTTTCCAAAGAAGAAGTGCGACAGTTCGCAGAAAAAACGGGAATTGTGTATTTTGAAGATCAGACTAACCAGAGTGATGCTTACATGAGAAATCGCTTGAGACATCAGGTTATTCCGGTTTTGAAAAAAGAAAATCCAAAATTTTTGGAACACATGGCAAGTTTTAGTGAACAGATTACATTAGCTGATGAACTCATACAGACAGTGATAGAACCAAAATATGATCGGTGGGTAGAAAAGACAACAGATGGCTGGGTGATTCAATTATCCGAGTTGAAACGAGAAAAAAGAAGTATCCAAACTTTTTTCCTAATAGATTTGTTTCAACGAACGATCATACCAGAAGGTGTGGCAATCAGTCAGTTACAGATTAAACAACTGATAAATATGTTTGATCAGTCAGCACCTCAGTTATCCATGGATATTGCGCAAGGATGGCAAGTTGTAAAAGAATACAATAAGTTTCATCTGACAAAAAAAGAATCAACTTATGAAGGGAAAACGACTTATTTAGATGTAAATCAACATGTTTTTCTTTCTGAAAATGAATGGTTAGCTCTAGAAAAAGTAGAAGAGACACTCGAGTTGCCTGAAACCGTAAAAGGTTGGACAGAATATTCTCTGCTTATAAGCGGACAAATACCATTACCGCTAACGATTCGTCATCGTCAAAATGGAGATAGAATTTCGCTTACATCAAGCTTGACTAAAAGATTAAATCGTTTTTTTATTGATAGAAAAATCCCTAATTCTAGCAGAGAAAAAGCTTGGGTTGTTCTTTCCGCTGAAGGTGAGATTATTTGGGTTCCAAAATTTGTAAATTCATATTTGAGTATTCCTAAAGAAACTGATAAAATACTCTACAGGCTCCTTTATAAAATAAAAGAGTAA
- a CDS encoding chorismate mutase, with protein MEEMKSERQKMIDGELYFAADPELVTARKFAREQMKLINREEDEQVRRQLVEETFGSTGTGSYIEPTISFDYGFNIHVGKNFYANFNSIFLDICPITIGDNCMFGPNAQLYTATHPLHPAKRNSGLEYGKPITLGDNVWLGGGVVITPGVKLGDNVVVAAGAVVTKSFPDNCVIGGNPAKVIKEIELNEKRPALTIQRDKINTIDKQIVALLEERMDVVEAIAMIKKTSDTPILDVSREQEVLTKIESYVNNNMYKEVIKETYQGIMDASKQYQQKKMK; from the coding sequence ATGGAAGAAATGAAGTCAGAACGACAAAAAATGATCGATGGTGAGCTTTATTTTGCTGCAGATCCAGAATTAGTAACAGCTCGAAAATTTGCTAGAGAGCAAATGAAATTGATCAATAGAGAAGAAGACGAACAAGTTCGCCGTCAGTTGGTGGAAGAAACATTTGGTTCGACTGGAACAGGCAGTTATATCGAACCCACAATCAGCTTTGATTATGGATTTAATATCCATGTAGGCAAAAATTTTTATGCTAATTTTAATAGTATTTTCTTAGACATTTGTCCGATAACGATTGGTGATAACTGTATGTTTGGACCAAACGCTCAATTATATACAGCAACACATCCACTACATCCTGCTAAAAGAAATAGCGGATTAGAATATGGTAAACCAATTACTTTAGGTGATAATGTTTGGCTAGGCGGCGGTGTTGTAATCACACCTGGTGTTAAGTTGGGAGATAATGTAGTTGTTGCTGCAGGTGCTGTTGTAACAAAATCTTTTCCAGATAATTGTGTGATCGGAGGAAATCCTGCCAAAGTAATCAAAGAAATTGAATTGAATGAAAAACGTCCAGCGCTCACGATTCAACGAGATAAAATCAATACAATAGACAAACAAATCGTTGCATTATTAGAAGAACGCATGGATGTAGTTGAAGCGATCGCTATGATCAAAAAGACATCAGACACACCGATTTTAGATGTTTCAAGAGAACAAGAAGTATTAACAAAAATCGAAAGCTATGTTAACAATAATATGTATAAAGAAGTGATCAAAGAAACTTATCAGGGCATCATGGATGCTTCAAAACAATATCAGCAAAAGAAAATGAAGTAA
- a CDS encoding RNA-binding S4 domain-containing protein, translating into MRLDKFLKVSRIIKRRPVAKEVADKGRIQINGILAKSSSNVKIGDQVRIQFGNKILEIEVLELRDSTKKEDAEKMYQIVSEKRVENSDNLD; encoded by the coding sequence ATGCGCTTAGACAAATTTTTAAAAGTTTCACGTATCATTAAGAGAAGACCTGTCGCCAAAGAAGTTGCTGATAAAGGAAGAATTCAAATCAATGGAATTCTCGCAAAATCATCAAGCAATGTGAAAATTGGTGATCAAGTTAGAATTCAGTTTGGAAACAAAATCTTAGAAATCGAAGTACTTGAGCTTCGTGATTCAACGAAAAAAGAAGATGCAGAAAAGATGTATCAGATTGTTTCAGAGAAAAGAGTCGAAAATAGTGACAATTTAGATTAG
- the pth gene encoding aminoacyl-tRNA hydrolase, with protein MKMIVGLGNPGSKYQETKHNIGFITVDEIAHRYNATFNKSQFEADIAEFFIGTEKIMLVKPLTFMNESGRSVGPLMTYYGIEDTELIVIYDDLDLEIGKIRLRGKGSAGGHNGMKSLIAHLGTNVFPRIKIGIGRPIGSNTVVHHVLTGFPKDQHEEILLAVKNAADAAIYACEGHTFVDTMNQFNGK; from the coding sequence ATGAAAATGATCGTCGGATTAGGTAATCCAGGAAGCAAATACCAAGAAACAAAACATAATATCGGTTTTATCACCGTTGATGAAATCGCTCATCGTTATAATGCAACGTTTAATAAAAGTCAATTTGAAGCGGATATCGCTGAATTTTTTATAGGAACAGAAAAAATCATGTTGGTCAAACCTCTTACATTTATGAATGAATCTGGTCGTTCAGTAGGTCCTTTAATGACCTATTATGGGATAGAAGATACGGAATTGATTGTTATTTATGATGACCTAGATTTAGAAATCGGCAAAATTCGTTTACGTGGAAAAGGGAGCGCTGGCGGACATAATGGTATGAAAAGCTTGATAGCACATCTAGGAACAAATGTGTTTCCAAGAATCAAGATTGGTATCGGTCGCCCAATTGGTAGCAACACAGTCGTTCATCATGTATTAACTGGTTTTCCTAAAGACCAGCATGAAGAGATTTTACTTGCAGTTAAAAATGCAGCAGATGCAGCGATCTATGCTTGTGAGGGACACACATTTGTTGACACAATGAATCAATTTAATGGGAAGTAA